The following DNA comes from Parus major isolate Abel chromosome 10, Parus_major1.1, whole genome shotgun sequence.
GGCCACACTCGGAGCCAGTCTTCGTCTCAGCCGTCTCCTTCCCTAGGTGACCAGCTTCACTCAGCTTCACTTTGAGCCCCTCGGCAACCTGGCCGCTGGACAGCTTGGACGAGTCCTCCAGCTTGGGGATGATGACAGATTTGGCCATATCAggacctccctgctccttggGCTTGCTCAGCCCTGACTTGACGAGGTCTGTGAGGCTCGGGGCTTTGGTCAGTGTTGGGGGCATGGGTGGCTTTTGCTTCCATTCCTCTTTGAGTGCTGCCTCCTTCTCTTTCAAGCCCAGCTCCGCCTTCTTCTCCAGccctcgctgctgctgctgctccaggctctgccgctgcttctgctgctcctcgTACTGCTGGCGGTAGGCAGGGTTGGTGCTCAGCAGATGAGCGTGGTAGCCCTGCTCGCTGTAGCCATAGGGCGGCACGTAGGCGTACTGGTTGTAGTAGAGGGATTGCATGTACATGTTGGGGCGCTGCTGGATGACCGagggctgctggctggagccactgctgagctctgccttcTTCTCTTCACAGCCTTCACTCTTCACCTTCACCTCCGGGTTCTCCTGCTCCTCGTCCTTCTTCAGCTTCAAGGTCTGTGTCTCAGCCGCAGACTGCCCACCGGGGTTCAAGGGGCCTGGGCTAGCCTGGGGGTAGCCAGGGGAATAGTAGGTTTCAAAGCCTTGGTAGAAGGGAGACTCCTTGCTCTGTGGTTGTGGAGGGAAAAGAGCTTTTTTGGCGCCTTCCTTGACCAACTGCTCTGGATCCTTTGCCTTCATGTTCTCCAGCTtgccctccccatcctccccagCATCGGAGATGTCCGAGTAGGCCGGGCTGTTGGTCTTCACCGAGTTGGCCTCTGCCCCATTCTGGGTGACAACGTGCAGTGGGGTCAGGGGTTGGGCTGTGTTGGTGTTCTCCAGCCTGCTGGCCCCACCGATGGAGGGACTGGGGGCATTGTCAGTGAAGCTGTAGATCTTATCTGCCTCGGCCTTGATGCTGGCGAGCCGGCTCTGGTGGGGGTCAGACGAACCGTTCAGCAGCCCCTCGCCTTTCATCCCCAGCTCGCTGGATTCCCCCCGGAAAGGGCTCTTACCTTCCTCTGCTCTGTAGGCTTTGCCAGGAGTCAAAGGGTTTTCCACCTCTTTAGGGTCCTTCTTCTTCttgtctttcttcttcttttccttggaaGGGGTGAGGGCAGGATTGACAGCAAAGGGCTCTCCCATCACTGTTGGCTTGGGCTGGATGGGTTTGAGCTGGGGGCTGTTGGGCATGGTCTGGACCACAGTTGTGGCGAGGCCACCGGAGGAGCCGGGGCTGGCTGTGGTGAGCGTGGCAGTCTGGAAGGTGTAAATTGGCTGTGGGGGGATGGCTGGTGCAATGGGTCTGGCTGACTTCAAGCTTTTGGAAGGAATCTTCTCCTGTTTAGCACCAGAGGCCTTCTTTGACTTGTCCTTATCAATGCATCGCTTCTCCAGCGAGTCAAAGTCATCGTTACTCGTCTCATCGGCCACCGAAGGACCATCCTCAGAGCCATCATTGGACAGAGCACCCGGGTCTGTGTCCCCTTCCCCACCCACCTTCTTCTTGCAGGGGACCTTGGTGCTGAACTTGCTGGATGgggaggggctgtggggctccATCAAGCGCACCTTGGGGGTGGCCGAGCGAGCGGGTGAGAGGGAGCCTTTCTGTGTCCCGGCAGCACCATTGCAGCTCCCGACGTCGGCGTGCAGGGAGGGCTCCTCGCCATACTCGCTGTCCACATCAGCCTCCAGCTTGCTATCATCATCCGTGTGTGCGTGGGCCTGGTGGTACTTCAGCCCGTTGATATGCTTGTACTTCTTATTACAGTTGGGGTGGGGACAGTCGATGAGGATGGGAGAGGGGCAGCTGCGCTCCAGGATAGCTGGCTCCACCTTGACCGCGGCAGGTGGCACCGTGGCCGAGCCCATTGAGTTTGTGCGGATGCGCTTGCTGCCCTTGGAGTCCTCCGAGCTGGAGTTCAGATCCATGTCAGAGAGAGGTTTGCTCTTCCGCTTGGTGACGGAGGAGGGACTGGCCTTAACATCCTCAGCGGTGCCACCAGGCGGGGTGCGGTGGTCCGAGGAGTTCTGGCTGCCCCGGCGCCCCTTGCTGTTGGCTCCCGCCCGggtcttgctgctgctgctgctccccttgCTGTCCGAGGCAGCGGCCGCCTCATTGACCGGCGTGTTGCTGTTGGGGCGCACACGCTTGCCCCTGCCCCGGCCGTTACGCATCTCCAGGTCGCTGGTGGGAGAGTCACAGAAcctgcagggaggaggacaCAGAGGTTTCAACAGAGAGGTGgttgtgctgggctgtgctgtccccaaGGCACGGTGGGGACCCCCTTACTCCCCTCACTATCACTCCCATAGACTTCTCCCCCCACTGACCGATAAAGAGGAAACCAGAGAGGTCCCTTGGGATGTGCTAAACCATCTCCAGTCCCAGGACAAGGCACGTGTGACTGCAGGGGCAAAGAGCCACGGGAGCAGTTGGGttgggcagggaggagatgcCAAcctctgtggcagcagggcagaTTGTCCCAGGTGCCTTGGGGGTCATACAGGGCCAGATCTGCCCACAGCACTAGCAGACCCCCAGAGCCCGCCAGCCACTTACCGGGGCGGTGCCCAGTCATGCTGTGTGCAGTCCAGCAGCGTCCCCACGTACGTCTTGTTCCTCCAGGTGACGTTGACCACCAGCATCCCTGCAAGGCGAGGGGGAAGGGTCAAATGGGGCCAGGTGTGATCCCACAGCACCAAGAACCTGCCCCTCGagacaggcaggaggaagagcttAGCTCCAGAGTTGAAGTAGGGTAGACAAGGGGTCATGGGCTCTCAGAGGAGGTGAGACATTGGGCTCAAGGCTGGAGGGGCACCAAGATAGGAGCTGGAGGCTCCCAGCTCATCCCTTCCCTTGACATGTCTCACCTAACCCCTCTTCCAGTTCCCTGCTTTCATGGGAATTTAAAACCCAGTGAACTACAAAGGGCTGTGGGATTTCAGGGGGGACCTGAAGATCCACATTGGATCCATGTGTGCTCAGGTAGGGGAGGGAAAGATCTCCAGAAAGAAAGAACTGGGAAGACCTCGGGGGAAATGCAGAAAGCCCCTAGCAAGGCTGTGGACCCCAAAGTGGAGCTGCAGACCCTGCAGCAGGGCTATGAACCAGCATGGCCATGTACCTCATGACTCTCCAGAAAAAGCTGCTACTGCCACTAGATGGCAAGCTGAGCCCAGCATTCCTGATCAGGCGACTGTCCCTGGCAGGAAAACCCAATCCTGGCAGAGCAACCCTCTGTTGCCCTGGGGCACTTTGCTTCAGCACCTCCAGGGGCATCCCTCTGCCCTTCATTTTCATCTGGAGAACCACCCATGGGGCCACATCCTCCCATCACACAGCAAAGTCACGGGGCATTTAGAAAACCTTGGTGTTTCAGCTTTTCCACGCTAATTCAGAAGAGGAACTGCCTGGCTCACACCCACGCCACAAGGACCCTCAGCACCTCTTCTGGGAGGCAGAGAGGTCCTCCACAGTACCCCTCAGCATCGTGGTATCTCCCCCTTGCCAGGATCACTCTGGTTTCTGTGTAACTGGAGCAGTTGTGCCGGGCACATTTACCCAAGCAAGGTAAAACTCGGGAATGTGTTTGCGAGGGTTGATGAGTGCAGCGAGATGTACGGCCCCGGGAGATGGATGGAGCCCAGGGAGCCCGGAGCAGCTGCGCCTGAAGCATGTTTATAAATCTCAGTCCACATCCCCTGCCGTGCTATGCCAGCGGCCAGCTGCAGGCTTTGGCAAGGATAATACATGGAGCCAAGGCTCGACACGGccttttcagaaagagaaatgaaatgcagaccttctctttctccttttcctcctggaaaatgTTGGGAGCAGATCATGGGAAGACATGGTGCCAGCACATGGCCAAGAGCCACAACCAGCTCATCCCAGTGAGCAAGAGACACTGGGTTCTGCCTTCAGAGGAAGGTGCTGGGGACCTGCCTTAACAAAGATGAGGCCAGGATGTGATGATGGAGACAACCTGAGGGAGAAACCAACTGCTGGGAacccacagccccacacatGGAAAGATCAGTGGGAACAGTGGGATGCTGGTTCCAGGCATCCCAAAAAGGGCACATGGAATGTTGTCTTCTGTTCTTCCTAATACAGTTTTTCGCAGGCAGGAGCCTGTCCCCCTTTCCTTAAAACCCAAAGAAGCTGCTGGCCGAATCCTGCACCCCAGCCCAGTCATTCCCAGGAAAcctctggggagctgctgtgggatcctcccaggagctgcccaaGGACCTGAGAGCCACTGAGGAACAAGCAGCACTAACCCAGGCCTCATCTCTCCCAgtccctctgctctctctgccaATTCAATCCCTCTGGAGCCAGAGAAGACCACATGAGCCGCTGGAAGTTAATTGCATGGCAAACCACTGGAGTCTCTTGTGCATCCCAGGGCCAGTGTGTGATATTAGAAAGGAGGTGCTGgcatttttcctcctgaccacCACAGTCACAAGAGATGAAAGAGGAAGGGGCAAAACGAGCCAGCACCGTCTCTCCTTCCCTGTTGGAACAGCAGACCTCCAACACACACCAGCCTATATTTAACCCGCTGCAACCAATCATACCAAATCCCCTCCTAATCCTCCAACAATAACCCAGGACAATTTAAACCCCAGGATAGATCCTAAGCAGCTTTTTTCACCCACTGTGTCCTCCTCCCACAGCAGGATGATGAGCAGGCACAGGCATGACAAGGGCAGCAGTGAGGAAGTAATGCTTTCGCATCTTCAAGAACGCAGATGCTCTTGAACAGAAGGAATCCCACTGGGTAACTCCCATCCCACCTTTCATGAGAAGGTGAATCTTAGAAGCTCTTAAGGAATGGATACCACCCAAATCTGGGTGCAAACCACTCAGCATCCTGCTCACCAAGTGCTCACATAAGAGTTGTATCCTGGTTGGAAAAAGTAAGGGTTGGTGACGGTGCAAAGTTGCCATTCAGGAAGGCAGTGTATGAGAAAATCCTGGGATCATATGGGATGGAGGACAAGGCTGCTTGGAGCCTTGTATTGGGGCACAATTCAACCCTTTTCAAAGATGAATACCCCAAGCTCAACCAAGAACATCTCCATGAATTCCTCCTCCACCTGCATCATTTCCAGGATGCCCTGGCTTTGGGATGCCCCTTCTTCCATTGATTTCTTCCCCAGCTGCATCATCTTTGAAATGATCTTTGTCATTTCCCCTCCAGCTGCATCGCTTTGAGGATGCTCCAGCTTTTCCATAAGCCCTGCCCATGTGCAGAGATCTTGCCTGAACTATAGTGCCCAGGCTTTGGGACACAACACCCAAAGCTGTTCATGGCCATCactggctcctgccagcagaTAAAGGACACCACAGGGCTGCCCAGCACAATTGTCACCTCAGCCAGTGAGGAGAGATCAGATCACTCACCAATTACCATCACAGGCAAAAGAGACTCACCCcaaattaaactaatttaatttattgcaaatcaaatcagagtagggtaatgagaaataaaaccaaaccttAAAATACTTTCTCCTGGCTTCTTCCCAGGCTCAGCTTTACTCCTGATTTCTACATCTTTGTCCCTAAACAGCACAGGGGGATGGAGAATGGGGgctgctttttctccccttcctaaATACATTATCCTAGAGGCACTGCCCTCATTGCTGATAAGCTCGGAGTTAGGTGGCCTTGTCCAACATGGGGGGAAGTTTCTGGTGTCTTCTCACAGAGAAGTCCCCTCTATCAATTCTTGACAGGTTACATGAACACCGTTTGCCCAACAGGGCCAGAGGGAGACAGGATCATCCCATCATACCATGTAGATGCTCAGATGGTGCATGACTGTCCCTGGCCATCCAACTGCTTTCCAGGGACTGCAGAACACAAAGATCACTGCTCTAGACTCCAGGGAAGAAGACTTGGGCCTCCTCAGAGACCTGTTTGACAGAGTGCCATGGGATAGAGTGCTGGAGGGAAGTGGGACCCAAGGATGCTGGCTGGCATCCAAGGATCATCCCTGAATTCAGGAGCAATGCATCCCAACAAAGAGAAGTCAGGTGGAAATGCCAGGAGGCCTGATGGATTAACAAGGAACTCTAGGAGAAACTCAAACACACAAAGGAAGCCTGCAGTTGGGGTAGCACACAGCTGAGGGGCTCAATTCCTTGTTTGCCTTGATCTTCCCCAGCAAGTGGCTCCATCCATGCcccctgagctggaggaggcaAAGACAGGTGCTGGTAGAAGGAAGAACCACCTGTAAGAGAAGTTCAAGGTGCGTAAGTCCATGAGATCCGATGAGATGTATCCGCAGTTCCCATGGGAACTGGAAGAGGAAGCAATTAAGCCACTATCCATTGTATTTGATGGGTCTTTGCTCTCACCCTCCCATCTTCTCCATTCTACCCCCATCTATTGcacttccctcctcctccaagCAAGGACACGTCCACACTGGCATGTGCCAACCCTGGGCAGGCTTGTGCTCCATCATACCCTCATGAAAAGTTTGCAAAAGGACAATCTAAATGTTCAGAGTTCAGAAATCTGAGCCATGGGAAACCTGCCACTAACGTcccagcaaggagctggaggaagggaTGTACAGTGTGCTGACAATCTCCAGGTGCTGCCACACCACGAGCCTCACGGCTCAgagggtttgtgtttgttttgctgcgATCAGCACTGGTGTGGCACCATGTGGGGGTGAGAAGGTGACACGGTCCGAGCCAGGTGACACCAGCTTCACCAAAGGGGATGGAGGAGACCTGGCAGCTCCTGAGGCAGCAAAGAGAGCAATGCTGCCCAGTGTGATCAGATCAGTTAATAATTCCTGAAGATGAGAATTACCCTTAACAGCACTAGGGGAGCTCCCAAGAAAGCTGCTCCCCACTAAGTGTCCTGGTAAAACACATCCCTGTGCAAGCCAGGTTCAGCAAAGGGATGGTGTCACCATGGTCACAGGAGAGCACCAACAACAGTGTTCATTACCAGCTAGACCAGCCCTCGGGCCAACACCAATCTGGAATGGTGGAGGAGAAGGTGGACCAAAAGCCCAGAGCCAGATGGCTGGTTGGTAGTAGGAGCCCTCTGGGATGCCTTTAGCAGGGTTCATGGACTCATGGCACATTTTCTAGTGGGGGATGACCATGAAGTTGGTTCAGGGACATCATCAGATTCATCAAAGCTTCATGCTCCCATCTCAGATGGACTTATCCTTCTTGTCCAACTTATCCTTCCAAGCATTGCCAGGCTTTGGCTTTAGAAGCTTTTCTCCATGATTTTGCAGCCCCACATGGAGAGAGGAAGGCCAGCCTCAGGAAGACATTAGAGTCCTTTCCAGTGCCTAAAAGGGATCTAAAAGAAGGCTGAACAGGGACTTTTTGCAAGGCCAAGAAGTGACAGGCCAAAGAATATTAGCTTTAGCTGAAAGAGGGGAGATTTAGATGGtatattagggaaaaaaattccttcctgacaTGGTAGTGAGGCGCTGGCacaagtttcccagagaagctctggctgccccatTCCTAAAAGCGTTCTAGGCCAAtctggatgggacttggagcaatctgggctagtggaaggtgtccctgcccatggcagggcgtGGAATGAActgggctttaaggtccctttcaaaccaaaccattcctcagttctgtgattctaaacTTGACGCAAGCCAAGAGCTGCTCCACTGCTCTGGGGTCCTTCCAAACAGTTCAGTGATGCTGCTACCTACATCCCAAGGAGCAAGGGGGAGAGATGGATCCCTCTGGATATACTGAGGCGAGTCTCCAGATACTGGAAGCACCTCACCTGGCTTTGCAGACATGGCCTTGCTGTAGCTTTCTCCTCTGTATCCCTTGGGTAAGGGGAGAATGATTGCTGCATCCCTGAACATTTCACAAACTCCATcttccagcagccaggccagcatCGCCCTTGACTCTATCTTGGACAATGGGAAGGCAGGTGAGAGATGCCACACAAAAACCAGGGATAGCTCCCCCCCTGCCTCTTCACTCAAGGACGAGAGACGTCGTGTGACCGGAGCCAAGGCACACAGCGCACCCCAAGAGAGCAAAGGCACTAACAGGGCTCGCCTTTGTGCAGGACTGGATGTGAAATCCTCGCTCCCAACAGTGGCAACCatcagcagctggcagagaagGATCTCTGTGTGAATTCACTGAATTACCACAGACTAAAAATATCCGGGCTGTGGGAAATCACAGGACACCTCCAAGGCATGCTCTGAAATGGTGGCTGAGGAAGCGAGAGGTAATGCGGATGGACAGGCAGACAGACGTGGAGCTCCACAGTGGGgtgaggagaaggagaaaagaacagCAACTGCCCCCATGGCAAGACCTCTCAACCAGGAATTGGCagggagtgatgttttcctgctccctgcctcagggatgctcagttcatccatcctggagcagccacTGAGACCCTCTCCTGATTTCCACCCAGAACTACTACACAAATCCAGCTTTGCCGCTGCCCACGGGgctctccagcagccctgggattTTCAGGGaactctgcagctccagggctttTGGCTTGAGAGAAGCCACACCAGGACAGCAGGCTGGTGGGACTGGGAAGATGGGGCAACCCCACAGGCGGAGGATGCCAAcgctcctctgtgctgctgtgtgtcccaaaacccagcccaactgtgcctcagtttccccagctgaAGCTGAAGTGACCAGGCTCTTGGAGATACCGATCACGCAGCGCTGGGGAGGTGGTAGATCAGTGCAGACCTTCCACAGGTTTCTTTAGAGCAGACCCACCCTGCAGATTCCCTGGCCCTGGgatgtgcagagcagggctcctGAACTCTCctgctttgtgtttcttctcaCAGATTTTACATGTGACATCCTTCTGCCttggagcagcagaaaaaacactcacagctcccagctgcctcaATCagggtgaattttttttccatatggactggacagcaaagcagaggagtGTGGAAGTCCCCATCCCAAGCTAGACATCACAGTCTTCCCTGGCATGATCCATTCACTGCTCTCTTTCCAAACAGCTTAGGTGCTATTTCTCAATATGCTCTCTCCAAGGAGAACAACTTCAGTGCTCACATTGGCAGCCACTGCAGCACTTGGTCCTGCGCCAACCGTGGTTTCAAAACCAGTTTCCCAgtaggaagagagaaaaagcaaactgCTCCCCCCAACCTTCCCAAAGCATGGGACAAGAAGAGAACTTCActggaagcagctcctgggagtgGAGATTTCAGTTCGGCTTCCATCACAGACAATAAAGAATCTCAGTCAGGAATGGCAGGGATAAAGGCCAATAGCTCCATTTTCTGCACAGAACAGCAATGGAAGAACGGGAGCAGGTATCCAAAAGGAGCACATGGACATCTGACCGAGATGACCCATCAACCAGCCTCCACCACCACTGCTCTCTCTCACCTTTGTGCTTCTGCACTGTCCAGACACAAACACAATGAGCTCGCCCTGTGCCTCCCAAGGCAGAAATCTCCAGCATCCCACTGAGGCTAGAGGGAAGGCCAAGTTCCAGCACTTCCCATGGGCCACTGAGCCACCTATTCATCCCTGCGTTCCTTGGCAGAGCCCCAAGAGCAACGAAAATCCATCAAAGGACCTGGGAAAGCAAACCAAGCTGTGCACGGATGAGATGAgctccagtggaaaaaaatgattGGATTGGCTTGGCAAGAGAGCTGAGAGGCTGATCTCCCACTGAGTCGATTTTGAGAGCTCCgctggggttttttattccAGCAGGAGATTTCTGCCGCCTCACAGGGCTTGAGAGCTTTTGTGACAGACCTGTGGGTTGCCAAGCAAAAATGAAGTCAACTCTGTCAAATTCCCGTgctggctggcacagcccttGCCCTGGCACCTCCGGAACAAGTCAGCTCTTGTTGAAGGGTAGAGAAATGGCAGCTTAGATTTTTGCCTGCTGTCTGGGCAAAGGGCTAACGCAACACACGGGGCTGACACAAGTACTGGCCCATTACTCCCCTTGCTGACCAGATTATGGACTGCTCTCACACGGTTCCTGTGTCCTGGTCACCCAGCTGGTGGCAGGAAAGACCAGGACATGCCAAAGAAtgacacagcagggacatgggAAGGAAGGGACTGCCATAAGTCCCCTGTGACACTGTCAGAGAGGAGGAAGCTCAGTGACACTCACCGTCCTCTGTCTCCTGCC
Coding sequences within:
- the ZNF609 gene encoding zinc finger protein 609, coding for MSLSSGASGGKGIDANPVETYDSGDEWDIGVGNLIIDLDADLEKDQQKLEMSGSKEVGLPAPNAVATLPDNIKFVSPVPGPQGKEGKSKSKRSKTGKDSGKPTPGSSLFTGSEGAGGKKEVQGRSGDGANSGGLVPAVTPKSSEKSAKASRSVAGSKKEKEGGSSKSKKERSEGAGAAAEKEPSVLQPLALAVRVGQYDGGQGTEPAAAEQLGSIAIDTGAALNPLGVKSELEDGESECRQLKKVKSEKMESPVSTPAVLPLHLLVPVVNNDISSPCEQIMVRTRSVGVNTCDVALATEPECLGPCEPGTSVNLEGIVWQETEDGMLVVNVTWRNKTYVGTLLDCTQHDWAPPRFCDSPTSDLEMRNGRGRGKRVRPNSNTPVNEAAAASDSKGSSSSSKTRAGANSKGRRGSQNSSDHRTPPGGTAEDVKASPSSVTKRKSKPLSDMDLNSSSEDSKGSKRIRTNSMGSATVPPAAVKVEPAILERSCPSPILIDCPHPNCNKKYKHINGLKYHQAHAHTDDDSKLEADVDSEYGEEPSLHADVGSCNGAAGTQKGSLSPARSATPKVRLMEPHSPSPSSKFSTKVPCKKKVGGEGDTDPGALSNDGSEDGPSVADETSNDDFDSLEKRCIDKDKSKKASGAKQEKIPSKSLKSARPIAPAIPPQPIYTFQTATLTTASPGSSGGLATTVVQTMPNSPQLKPIQPKPTVMGEPFAVNPALTPSKEKKKKDKKKKDPKEVENPLTPGKAYRAEEGKSPFRGESSELGMKGEGLLNGSSDPHQSRLASIKAEADKIYSFTDNAPSPSIGGASRLENTNTAQPLTPLHVVTQNGAEANSVKTNSPAYSDISDAGEDGEGKLENMKAKDPEQLVKEGAKKALFPPQPQSKESPFYQGFETYYSPGYPQASPGPLNPGGQSAAETQTLKLKKDEEQENPEVKVKSEGCEEKKAELSSGSSQQPSVIQQRPNMYMQSLYYNQYAYVPPYGYSEQGYHAHLLSTNPAYRQQYEEQQKQRQSLEQQQQRGLEKKAELGLKEKEAALKEEWKQKPPMPPTLTKAPSLTDLVKSGLSKPKEQGGPDMAKSVIIPKLEDSSKLSSGQVAEGLKVKLSEAGHLGKETAETKTGSECGRQAEVDPVLWYRQEAEPRMWTYVYPAKYSDIKTEDERWKEERDRKLKEERNRSKEALSKEDGKESTSSECKLTPTEEARMVGKDPRPSVHVPVSSPLTQHQSYIPYMHGYSYSQSYDPNHPSYRAMPTVMMQNYPGSYLPSSYSFSPYGSKASGSDDSDKSRASPSVSCKSSSESKALDILQQHASHYKSKSPTISEKTSQERDRSGCGVVGGSGSCSSVGGAGAGERSGDRPRTSPSQRLLSTHHHHHHLGYSLLPAQYNLPYATGLSSTAIVASQQGSAPSLYPPPRR